A part of Girardinichthys multiradiatus isolate DD_20200921_A chromosome 12, DD_fGirMul_XY1, whole genome shotgun sequence genomic DNA contains:
- the LOC124878276 gene encoding natterin-3-like: MVSKQVRRHPNVFQMRCCVPTVVLAVLLLCSPALQSDPLLHISPMQGDKEKPSKSWLNPSLENVVPSCRVSNPPTIGETPESKKTSHLPMFSEHINLKWVTWSGSLPNGAVAIFNGYTEQTDYVCKVNCEAGFYTPIKGSFCQYPYANKEYASSKFEVLVNVDHFEFLMWVEDSYGSVPQYAIKTCPDSDIYVGKNKYGLGKVVSQHEAFFLPWEGDEFWYKKYQVLAINRDSYSQHISHVDYKIDQMELFHYPPEALKLTKVTNLECQNVVKTVTLEKTTTMEKTWNIGRETRNGSISTMTAKVPILGPGNVDFTKEQTVTFSEGTTMVESISHTVTIELSVPPNHSCAVRMDGRKMTADIPFTGRLSRTNHNGDTHWTYITGTYDGVSVGELNAVVERCQLVTDAPPCSPSQRLL; the protein is encoded by the exons ATGGTGTCCAAGCAAGTTAGAAGACACCCGAACGTATTTCAG ATGAGGTGCTGTGTCCCTACTGTTGTCCTGGCAGTTCTGCTGCTCTGCAGTCCGGCCCTGCAGTCTGACCCACTGCTCCACATCTCTCCGATGCAGGGCGACAAAGAAAAACCAAGCA AGTCATGGCTTAACCCCTCCCTCGAAAACGTGGTCCCATCCTGTAGAGTCAGCAACCCTCCAACGATTGGGGAGACGCCTGAATCCAAGAAGACCTCACACTTACCCATGTTTAGCGAACATATCAATCTCAAGTGGGTCACGTGGAGTGGATCCCTCCCGAATGGTGCTGTTGCCATCTTTAATGGTTACACTGAGCAGACAGACTATGTCTGCAAAGTCAACTGTGAGGCTGGTTTCTACACTCCCATTAAAGGAAGCTTCTGCCAGTACCCCTACGCCAACAAAGAGTATGCATCCTCAAAGTTCGAGGTGCTGGTCAACGTAGACCATTTTGAGTTCCTGATGTGGGTTGAAGATTCATATGGTTCAGTTCCTCAGTATGCCATTAAAACCTGCCCTGACTCAGACATCTACGTGGGTAAGaacaagtacggacttggaaaaGTTGTGTCCCAACACGAGGCCTTCTTCCTGCCCTGGGAGGGTGATGAGTTCTGGTATAAGAAGTACCAGGTTCTAGCTATCAACAGGGACAGCTACAGCCAGCACATCTCCCATGTGGACTACAAAATTGACCAGATGGAGCTGTTCCACTATCCTCCAGAGGCCCTGAAGCTCACTAAGGTCACCAACTTGGAGTGCCAAAATGTGGTAaagaccgtaacactggagaAGACCACCACAATGGAGAAGACCTGGAACATTGGCAGGGAGACTAGGAATGGTTCCATATCCACTATGACAGCCAAAGTGCCGATCCTCGGCCCGGGGAACGTGGACTTCACCAAGGAGCAGACTGTGACCTTCTCAGAGGGGACCACCATGGTGGAGTCCATCAGTCACACGGTGACCATAGAGTTGTCAGTCCCACCGAACCACTCATGTGCTGTGAGGATGGACGGCAGGAAGATGACGGCAGACATCCCATTCACAGGCAGGCTGAGCAGGACCAACCACAACGGAGACACCCACTGGACTTACATCACCGGCACCTATGATGGTGTGAGCGTTGGGGAGCTCAACGCTGTGGTGGAGAGGTGTCAGCTGGTGACCGACGCTCCGCCCTGCTCCCCATCACAGAGATTACTGTGA